A DNA window from Maribellus comscasis contains the following coding sequences:
- a CDS encoding LptF/LptG family permease, translated as MKIYKTIDLYITKKFLGTFFYTIALILSIAIVFDMAENLDEFISKDIPAKVIILEYYLNFIPYFANLFSPLFTFIAVIYFTSKMAYNTEIIAILSSGVSYPRLMRPYLTSAFILAAFSFALGNYVIPPANATLNNFRNKYIDNNKVIVERNIHRQIEPGVYIYMQSFNANNVGYRFTLEKFDGAKLEEKISADNIRWNEETEKWVINNYVIRHIHKDGEDFVKGYRMDTTLNMTPNDYKVMKNQMETFTTPALKQEIKQMKMRGVNYVEWEIENHKRVAGPFSAFILTIIGAGLASRKIKGGLGLHLGLGLLLAFSYILFMQISTVFAISGNTPPIVAVWIPNLFYSLIAFFVFRWAAR; from the coding sequence ATGAAAATTTATAAAACAATAGATTTATATATTACTAAAAAGTTTCTGGGAACTTTCTTTTACACCATTGCTTTAATTTTAAGTATTGCTATCGTTTTCGACATGGCGGAAAACCTGGACGAATTTATTTCGAAAGATATTCCGGCAAAGGTTATTATTCTTGAATACTACTTAAATTTTATTCCATATTTTGCCAACCTGTTCAGCCCGCTGTTTACCTTTATAGCAGTAATATACTTTACCTCGAAAATGGCTTACAACACCGAGATAATTGCCATTTTAAGCAGTGGAGTTTCATACCCGCGCCTGATGCGTCCGTATTTAACATCGGCATTTATTCTGGCAGCTTTTTCTTTTGCTTTGGGTAATTATGTTATTCCGCCTGCTAACGCAACTTTAAACAACTTTAGAAACAAATATATCGATAATAATAAAGTTATTGTTGAGAGAAACATCCATCGACAAATTGAGCCGGGTGTATATATTTATATGCAGAGTTTCAACGCCAACAATGTTGGATACCGGTTTACACTCGAAAAATTCGACGGCGCTAAATTGGAAGAAAAAATTAGTGCAGACAATATTCGCTGGAATGAAGAGACAGAAAAGTGGGTAATTAATAATTACGTGATACGGCATATTCATAAAGACGGGGAAGATTTTGTAAAAGGTTACCGGATGGACACAACGTTAAATATGACCCCAAATGATTATAAGGTAATGAAAAACCAAATGGAAACATTTACCACACCGGCATTAAAACAGGAAATAAAACAAATGAAAATGCGTGGTGTCAACTATGTCGAATGGGAGATAGAAAATCATAAAAGAGTTGCCGGACCTTTTTCGGCTTTCATTTTAACTATTATTGGCGCCGGCCTCGCTTCCCGCAAAATAAAAGGTGGGCTGGGACTGCATTTGGGGCTCGGTTTACTTTTAGCTTTCTCGTATATACTTTTTATGCAAATATCTACAGTTTTTGCCATTAGCGGCAACACCCCCCCCATAGTTGCAGTTTGGATTCCCAACCTGTTTTACAGTCTAATCGCTTTCTTTGTATTCCGCTGGGCTGCGCGTTAG
- the tgt gene encoding tRNA guanosine(34) transglycosylase Tgt — protein MEFELLKTSENSRARAGNITTDHGKIETPIFMPVGTAGSVKGIHTRDLHEDINAQIILGNTYHLYLRPGIDVIEKAGGLHKFNRWNGPILTDSGGYQVFSLGDIRKLGEDGARFQSHIDGSYHMFTPENVMDIQRSIGADIIMAFDECSPGDADYNYAKNSLELTQRWLERCFVQFNKTEPKYDHRQSLFPIVQGNTFEDLRKIAVAHVKNFDADGYAIGGLSVGEAEEIMYEMTEVCTADLPTDKPRYLMGVGTPVNILESIERGIDMFDCVMPTRNGRNGMLFTSKGIINIKNKKWENDHSVIDEDEHSFVDQYSKSYLRHLIISNEMLGAQIASQHNLAFYLWLVKTARQKIIDGNFESWKREMVVKLKERL, from the coding sequence ATGGAATTTGAGTTATTAAAGACCTCAGAAAATTCGCGTGCCCGTGCAGGTAATATTACTACCGACCATGGCAAAATAGAAACACCTATTTTTATGCCGGTGGGGACTGCCGGTTCCGTAAAAGGAATACATACGCGTGATCTGCATGAAGACATAAATGCTCAAATTATTCTTGGAAACACCTATCATTTATATCTCCGTCCCGGCATTGATGTAATTGAAAAAGCAGGAGGCTTGCACAAGTTTAACCGCTGGAATGGACCTATTTTAACAGACAGTGGCGGCTACCAGGTTTTTTCGCTTGGCGACATCAGAAAACTCGGTGAAGATGGAGCCCGTTTTCAATCTCATATCGATGGCTCGTATCACATGTTTACACCGGAAAATGTAATGGACATTCAGCGTTCCATCGGCGCTGACATTATTATGGCTTTTGATGAATGCTCTCCGGGAGATGCGGATTACAATTATGCAAAAAATTCGCTTGAATTAACACAACGCTGGTTGGAAAGATGTTTTGTTCAGTTTAACAAAACAGAACCAAAGTACGACCACAGACAATCGCTTTTCCCGATTGTACAGGGAAATACATTTGAAGATTTACGCAAAATTGCTGTTGCTCATGTAAAAAATTTTGATGCGGACGGCTACGCTATAGGCGGGCTTTCGGTTGGTGAGGCTGAAGAAATAATGTACGAAATGACCGAAGTTTGCACGGCTGATTTGCCGACAGACAAACCAAGGTACCTTATGGGTGTGGGAACTCCTGTAAATATCCTGGAATCTATTGAAAGGGGCATTGACATGTTTGACTGTGTAATGCCAACGCGTAATGGCAGAAACGGAATGTTATTTACAAGCAAAGGAATTATCAATATCAAAAATAAAAAGTGGGAAAATGACCACTCTGTCATCGACGAAGATGAACACTCGTTTGTCGACCAGTATTCAAAATCTTATCTTCGCCACTTAATAATTTCAAACGAGATGCTTGGCGCACAAATTGCCAGTCAGCATAATCTGGCGTTTTATTTGTGGCTGGTAAAAACAGCCCGGCAAAAGATAATTGACGGAAATTTTGAAAGCTGGAAAAGAGAAATGGTAGTAAAACTAAAAGAAAGATTATAA
- a CDS encoding glycosyltransferase, whose protein sequence is MINDLLKVISEAEIFQIVLFLVLLTLILIQIISKIVFFVQILRRKKTIKGEGQSPVSLLMAVRNEENNLSEKLPHLLELDQDNYEVVVVDDFSQDNTLSVLGRLKKENSKLKVSVLNQETRFSIKLSQNIALKSAKNDWVLFVPPSIAQSQDNWLKNISNSVAENLDVIVNYSNVCKNGKFFNKLYRIETFLLYLKSMKYSLAGVPIVYFENNVVFRKDKYFGLGGYGKKIKEPFANLELLINRFLSKKKFNIVLNNETSIRFSEKVTRHDYFDLMRKSFRIEQHLSYSKRVLINLSSGLKLITLPLAIAVIFLFIDVWLFISAGVGLLLILHLLIIKTMQNRLNERKIFITSLVYELIMPYYKLVFRRRFNGKIRRQNGRAKFKII, encoded by the coding sequence ATGATTAACGATTTATTGAAAGTAATCTCTGAAGCAGAGATTTTTCAAATAGTACTTTTCCTTGTTTTGTTAACGCTCATTTTGATTCAGATTATTTCTAAAATCGTTTTTTTTGTTCAGATTTTACGAAGAAAAAAAACGATAAAAGGTGAAGGGCAAAGCCCTGTTTCTCTTCTGATGGCTGTGCGAAACGAAGAAAATAACCTTTCTGAAAAATTACCACATTTACTTGAACTTGACCAGGATAATTACGAAGTGGTTGTTGTCGACGATTTTTCTCAGGACAATACTCTTTCTGTTTTGGGGAGACTAAAAAAAGAGAATTCAAAGTTAAAAGTTTCTGTTTTAAACCAGGAAACACGTTTTTCGATAAAGTTGTCGCAAAATATAGCTCTGAAATCAGCTAAAAATGACTGGGTGTTGTTTGTTCCGCCTTCGATAGCGCAGTCTCAGGATAACTGGTTGAAAAATATATCAAATTCGGTTGCCGAAAACCTGGATGTTATTGTAAACTATTCGAATGTTTGCAAAAACGGAAAGTTCTTTAACAAACTTTATCGTATTGAAACATTTTTACTTTACCTAAAAAGTATGAAGTATTCCCTGGCCGGAGTTCCAATTGTTTATTTTGAAAATAATGTTGTTTTCAGGAAAGATAAATATTTTGGGTTGGGAGGCTATGGGAAAAAAATTAAGGAACCATTTGCCAATCTTGAATTATTAATTAACCGGTTTCTTTCGAAAAAGAAATTCAATATTGTGTTAAATAACGAGACTTCGATTCGTTTTTCAGAAAAAGTTACACGACATGATTATTTTGATTTAATGCGAAAAAGTTTTCGAATCGAACAACACTTATCTTATTCAAAAAGGGTTTTAATAAATTTAAGTTCGGGCCTTAAATTAATAACACTTCCTCTTGCAATTGCTGTAATCTTTTTATTTATTGATGTTTGGCTGTTTATTTCTGCAGGTGTTGGTCTTCTTTTGATTTTGCACTTGCTTATCATAAAAACAATGCAAAATCGTTTGAATGAACGCAAAATATTCATAACTTCGTTAGTATACGAGTTGATAATGCCCTACTATAAATTAGTTTTCCGAAGGCGTTTCAACGGTAAAATCCGAAGGCAAAATGGAAGAGCAAAATTTAAAATTATCTGA
- a CDS encoding RNA polymerase sigma factor: protein MEEQNLKLSEKARQDYVLVLDALKGDEKAFARLLSKYKDAIYFMLLKMVNNRSDAEDLTLEAFGKAFKNLHQYSPTYAFSTWLFKIASNNCIDFLRKKKGVHISIENTSDQNENGEQLRLKSKDPDPEEKLIRQQKAILLRKVVRRLKPRYQTLVELRYFREFSYEEIAKELNLPLGTVKAQLFRAREMLFKMIESTEMADH from the coding sequence ATGGAAGAGCAAAATTTAAAATTATCTGAAAAAGCACGCCAGGATTATGTTTTGGTTCTGGATGCTTTGAAAGGTGATGAAAAAGCTTTTGCACGTTTGCTCAGTAAATACAAGGACGCGATATATTTTATGCTTCTCAAAATGGTAAACAACCGGAGTGATGCAGAGGATTTAACACTCGAAGCTTTTGGAAAAGCTTTTAAAAATCTTCATCAGTATTCTCCAACCTATGCCTTTAGTACCTGGTTGTTTAAAATTGCATCAAACAATTGTATCGATTTTTTGCGCAAGAAAAAAGGGGTACATATTTCAATCGAAAATACAAGCGATCAAAATGAAAACGGGGAGCAATTACGACTCAAATCAAAAGACCCTGACCCAGAGGAAAAACTAATCCGGCAACAAAAAGCAATTTTGCTGCGAAAGGTTGTCAGGCGATTAAAACCCCGTTATCAAACACTCGTTGAATTAAGATATTTCCGTGAATTTTCGTACGAAGAAATTGCAAAAGAATTAAATTTGCCGCTCGGTACTGTAAAAGCCCAGTTGTTCAGGGCCCGTGAAATGTTGTTTAAAATGATTGAAAGTACCGAAATGGCAGATCATTAA
- the rsmG gene encoding 16S rRNA (guanine(527)-N(7))-methyltransferase RsmG — translation MDIILKYFPKLDNRQLEQFRLLEELYAEWNQKINVISRKDFSSLYEKHVLHSLGIAKFVRFAGNTRVLDVGTGGGFPGIPLAIFFPDVQFHLVDSIGKKIRVVNGVAESLELKNVTAEQIRAEQIKKRYDFVISRAVARLPEFVPWVKNSISQKQKNAIPNGILYLKGGDIQAELKPFKNRVFVQKLSEYFEEEFFETKKLVHLSL, via the coding sequence ATGGATATTATCCTGAAATATTTTCCAAAACTCGACAACAGACAACTAGAGCAATTCCGCTTGCTCGAAGAGTTGTATGCTGAATGGAACCAAAAAATCAATGTTATTTCAAGAAAAGATTTTTCATCGCTTTACGAAAAACATGTTTTACATTCGTTAGGTATTGCAAAATTTGTACGGTTTGCCGGCAATACCCGGGTTTTGGATGTCGGAACGGGAGGGGGCTTTCCGGGAATCCCTCTCGCTATCTTTTTCCCGGATGTACAGTTTCATTTGGTTGATTCAATCGGGAAAAAGATTAGAGTAGTAAATGGTGTTGCTGAATCGTTAGAATTAAAAAATGTTACGGCGGAACAGATTCGGGCAGAGCAAATAAAAAAGAGATATGATTTTGTAATTAGCCGCGCAGTGGCACGTTTGCCGGAATTCGTTCCATGGGTAAAAAACAGTATTTCGCAAAAACAAAAAAATGCCATTCCCAACGGCATTTTATATTTAAAAGGAGGTGATATCCAAGCCGAACTCAAACCATTCAAAAACAGAGTCTTTGTCCAAAAACTTTCAGAATATTTTGAAGAAGAGTTTTTTGAAACCAAAAAGCTGGTTCATCTTTCTCTTTAA
- a CDS encoding ATP-dependent 6-phosphofructokinase, translated as METSKKAQKIGILTAGGDCPGLNAAIRGVGKTAIVEYGMEVLGFNAGYLGLINNDYTELKESQLSGILTLGGTILGTSREKPYKMVKKNGKTDTHKPEKIKKNYKKLGLDCIVCIGGNGTMKTASMLAKEGLNVIGIPKTIDNDVWGTDVTFGFDSAVQIATDAIDRLHTTANSHQRVMIIEIMGHHAGWLALYSGVAGGGDIILLPEIPYNIRSVCKKIENRYEDNKPYSIVVVAEGIDHPKNQTAASHLSEAIQTYTGIETRETVLGYIQRGGSPTPMDRILATRYGAHAAQCIAESNFGTMVAMKNNELTTVSLEEVGSNLRLVQPEHPLITKARKMGVSFGDEYQLIE; from the coding sequence ATGGAAACTTCAAAAAAAGCCCAAAAAATAGGAATCTTAACCGCTGGAGGAGACTGCCCGGGATTAAACGCAGCCATTCGGGGAGTGGGCAAAACTGCAATTGTTGAATATGGAATGGAAGTTCTTGGTTTTAATGCCGGTTATTTGGGGCTGATAAACAACGACTACACGGAATTAAAAGAATCTCAACTCTCTGGTATTTTAACCTTAGGTGGAACCATATTGGGTACATCAAGAGAAAAACCATACAAAATGGTTAAGAAAAACGGGAAAACCGACACGCACAAACCCGAAAAAATAAAGAAGAATTATAAAAAGCTGGGCCTCGATTGTATTGTTTGTATTGGTGGCAACGGAACCATGAAAACAGCCAGTATGCTCGCAAAAGAAGGATTAAATGTTATTGGAATTCCCAAAACTATTGACAACGATGTTTGGGGAACCGATGTTACTTTTGGTTTTGACTCGGCAGTGCAAATTGCTACTGATGCCATCGACCGTTTACATACGACAGCAAACTCACATCAGCGTGTAATGATCATAGAAATTATGGGACATCATGCAGGGTGGCTGGCTCTTTATTCGGGTGTTGCCGGTGGAGGCGATATAATTCTGTTACCGGAAATTCCTTACAATATTCGTTCGGTATGTAAAAAAATTGAGAATCGGTATGAAGACAACAAACCTTATTCGATTGTCGTTGTTGCCGAAGGAATCGATCATCCCAAAAACCAAACAGCTGCATCACATCTTTCGGAGGCGATTCAAACCTATACAGGAATTGAAACACGGGAAACCGTTTTGGGATATATTCAACGCGGCGGTAGTCCAACACCAATGGACAGAATTTTGGCAACACGTTACGGTGCCCACGCTGCACAATGTATTGCGGAAAGTAATTTTGGAACAATGGTGGCTATGAAAAACAATGAACTAACTACTGTTTCTTTGGAAGAAGTTGGCAGCAATTTAAGGTTGGTTCAGCCCGAGCACCCGCTGATTACAAAAGCGCGGAAAATGGGTGTTTCGTTTGGTGATGAATACCAACTTATTGAATAA
- a CDS encoding 3-keto-disaccharide hydrolase has protein sequence MKRVFSLLLAGAFVFGMSCQSGQKKTTEEPEEKAAVEEAVGPNELTQAEKDQGWVLLFDGKTSNGWHSYGKESFPAGWQVVDGTLMCNGSGRGEAGAEDGGDIVTAKEYSNFHLKMDWKISEGGNSGIFYLGKEDPRFDKIYYTAPEMQVLDNERHPDAMLGKDGNRKAGSLYDLIPADPQNAKPAGEWNSIEIICYKGTVVHKQNGETVLEYHLWTEDWNNLVAGSKFPELNPEWANVAQSGVIALQDHGDDVWYRNIKIREL, from the coding sequence ATGAAAAGAGTATTCTCGTTACTTTTAGCAGGAGCATTTGTTTTTGGGATGTCGTGTCAAAGCGGTCAGAAGAAAACAACTGAAGAGCCTGAGGAAAAGGCAGCAGTTGAAGAAGCTGTTGGGCCAAATGAATTAACACAGGCTGAAAAAGATCAGGGCTGGGTTTTGCTTTTTGATGGAAAAACAAGCAATGGATGGCATAGCTACGGAAAAGAATCTTTCCCCGCCGGATGGCAGGTTGTTGACGGAACTTTGATGTGCAACGGTTCGGGAAGAGGCGAAGCCGGAGCAGAGGACGGTGGTGACATTGTTACCGCTAAAGAGTACTCAAACTTTCATTTAAAAATGGATTGGAAGATTTCAGAAGGTGGTAATTCCGGTATTTTTTATTTGGGAAAGGAAGACCCACGTTTTGATAAAATATATTATACCGCGCCTGAAATGCAGGTTTTGGATAATGAAAGGCATCCTGATGCAATGCTTGGCAAAGACGGAAACCGCAAAGCCGGTTCTTTATACGATTTAATTCCAGCTGATCCTCAAAATGCAAAACCAGCCGGCGAATGGAACTCCATTGAGATTATTTGCTATAAAGGTACAGTGGTGCACAAACAAAATGGCGAAACTGTTTTGGAATATCATCTGTGGACAGAAGACTGGAATAATCTTGTTGCCGGTTCAAAATTCCCGGAATTGAATCCCGAATGGGCGAATGTTGCACAATCAGGTGTAATTGCATTACAGGATCATGGTGATGATGTCTGGTATAGAAATATCAAAATCAGAGAATTGTAA
- a CDS encoding NAD+ synthase, with translation MKVALAQLNYIIGDFEGNAEKIIQNINRGKNEGADLVIFSELSVTGYYPHDLLEKKEFIQKAEDTVRKIAASCHGIAAIIGAPRINKRERGKKLYNSAFFISDGKVQSTHNKTLLPTYDVFDEYRHFEPNQNFNVVDFKGEKIAITICEDLWDEQPTANEFGKDKLYQTSPMEKLSLLNPDFVVNISASPFSYNQESWRKDILITKAQKYNVPVLYVNQVGAQTELVFDGGSVWIDKKGEIIKELKYFNEDFLIFDTQNPGEKLVQKEADYIEKIHDALVVGIRDYFKKMGFKSATLGLSGGIDSAVTAVLAVRALGAENVRVLLMPSKYSSDHSLNDARELADNLGIQYDVVNIQTAVDSFEKELAPLFKGKAPDITEENIQARARGIYVMALSNKFGHILLNTTNKSESAVGYGTLYGDMNGGLAVLGDVYKMDVYRLSRFMNKDGEVIPENTIVKPPSAELRPDQKDTDSLPEYEDLDKILFNFIELNKSPKEIVALGYEEEVVRKVIRMVNMNEYKRFQAAPILRVSSKAFGFGRKIPLVACY, from the coding sequence ATGAAAGTTGCACTGGCACAGTTAAATTATATCATCGGCGATTTTGAAGGAAACGCTGAAAAGATAATTCAAAATATCAACCGGGGAAAAAATGAAGGTGCCGACCTTGTTATTTTCTCAGAACTTTCGGTTACCGGATATTATCCTCACGATTTACTGGAGAAAAAGGAGTTTATTCAAAAAGCGGAAGATACAGTCCGGAAAATCGCTGCCTCCTGCCACGGGATTGCTGCAATAATAGGTGCGCCAAGAATTAATAAGCGGGAACGCGGTAAAAAATTATACAACTCAGCCTTTTTTATCTCTGATGGGAAAGTACAAAGCACACACAATAAAACGTTGTTGCCTACTTACGATGTGTTTGATGAATACCGCCATTTTGAGCCCAATCAGAATTTTAATGTGGTTGATTTTAAGGGTGAAAAGATAGCCATAACAATTTGCGAAGATTTATGGGATGAACAACCCACTGCAAACGAATTTGGTAAAGATAAATTGTACCAGACCTCACCCATGGAAAAACTAAGTCTTTTGAATCCTGATTTTGTAGTGAATATTTCGGCTTCTCCGTTTTCATATAATCAGGAATCCTGGCGAAAAGACATTCTGATTACAAAAGCTCAAAAATATAATGTGCCGGTTTTGTACGTGAATCAGGTTGGCGCACAAACCGAGTTGGTTTTTGACGGTGGCTCGGTTTGGATCGACAAAAAAGGAGAAATTATAAAAGAACTGAAGTATTTTAATGAAGACTTTTTAATTTTTGACACGCAAAATCCGGGAGAGAAATTGGTGCAAAAAGAAGCTGACTATATCGAAAAAATACATGATGCACTGGTTGTTGGTATTCGCGACTATTTTAAAAAGATGGGTTTTAAAAGCGCAACACTTGGGCTTTCCGGCGGGATAGATTCAGCAGTAACAGCGGTTTTAGCGGTTCGTGCATTGGGAGCGGAAAATGTCAGGGTTCTACTTATGCCGTCAAAATATTCCTCGGATCATAGTTTGAACGATGCCCGGGAACTGGCTGATAATTTGGGAATACAATATGATGTTGTAAATATTCAAACAGCAGTTGATTCTTTTGAAAAAGAACTGGCTCCGCTGTTTAAAGGGAAAGCCCCGGATATTACCGAAGAAAATATCCAGGCACGCGCCCGTGGAATTTATGTGATGGCGCTTTCAAATAAATTTGGTCACATTCTGCTAAATACAACCAACAAAAGCGAGAGTGCAGTCGGATACGGAACATTATACGGAGATATGAACGGCGGCCTTGCAGTATTAGGCGATGTTTACAAAATGGATGTTTACCGGCTTTCGAGATTTATGAATAAAGATGGTGAAGTTATCCCCGAAAATACCATTGTTAAACCACCTTCCGCGGAGCTGCGTCCCGACCAAAAAGATACTGACTCATTGCCCGAATATGAAGATTTAGACAAAATTCTTTTCAATTTTATTGAATTGAATAAATCTCCAAAAGAAATTGTTGCTTTGGGCTATGAAGAAGAGGTGGTGAGAAAAGTTATTCGAATGGTAAATATGAACGAGTATAAACGGTTTCAGGCGGCACCTATTTTAAGAGTTAGTTCAAAAGCATTTGGATTTGGAAGAAAAATACCTTTAGTTGCTTGTTATTGA